The DNA sequence AATCAAGTGTTGACCAATTGAGCGCACCGGGTGCGTAGCGTGGCCGAGGCCACAAAAAAAACAGTGAACTTTCAAAAGTGTTCCTGCGGCACATGTGTCCGTGACACGTTGCGAGCGTGATTGAACAAGAGTGAACACGATTGAGCATGAGTGAAGAAGAAACACCCCGTGGAGTGTTTAAACAAATAACTAAAAGAAACATTTTGGAAGCGTTATCGGGCACGCAAAGTGAAGAAGAGCCCCTAGTTCCGTCGGTGGCAGACCAGAAGATTGCAAAGCAAGTGCGCGAGGAGAAGAAAGCGATGGAATTCAAAATAGAAGTGTTATCGGATCGGCGTGATCTCATCAAGGAGAAGCTGACACGCATGAAGGAGACGTTGAGAGGGGAAGGTGTCAGCATACATTTGCTTAACCTTCACCTTGAAACATTGCGGCGTTGCGCGGACGAGTTTGATAAAATTCATGCCGACATGTCCGCCCTATTGCCGAAGGAACAACGAACTGGAATACGCCAGGAGTATGCGGCATTCGAGGAGATACACAACGAACTTTACGTTGACTTGCAAACTCGAGTTGCCCAAGCGCAAGACGCACGTCGCGTAAATCAAGGTACGTCAAATAGTTTAAGTATTCCAGGTATCCAACAGCCGATTGTGGTACAAGCAGCAGCACCACAGTTGCATGCTCCCTTTCCAACATTTGATGGAACACCGGAGAACTGGTACAGTTTCAAGAGCCTCTTCAAAAGCATCATGGCGAAGTACCCAAACGAGACACCTGCAATGAAGATTTTGCACTTGCGCCATTCCCTGAAAGGAGATGCGAGAGACAAGATCGACCAAGACGTCGTCAACAACAATGACTACGAGAAGGCTTGGAAGATTCTTGAAAATGCGTACGAAGATAAACGGCTGATACTGGATACACACGTCGATGCTATTCTTGATTGCGCAAGGGTTAGCAAGGACAACCGAGGAAAGTCGATTTCGCAACTGGTTGAAACATGTTCGAAACATGTCGACACTTTGGAAGGGCACAATTATCTTGTGACGGATTAAGTGAGCTGATCCTGTTGAATGTGCTCTACAAAAAACTGGACAAGGAAACACAAGAGCAGTGGGAGCTGAAGGTACCACGAGGAGAGGTTCCTGATTACGAAACGTTCATGGAGTTCCTGCGTGAACGAGGACGTGTTCTGCAACGTACAAACCGCTCGCAGCAGCAACAGGTACCACAGCAATCAACGGTCCAAGGGAAACAGCGAGTCGTGATAGCTGGTAACAAGGTATCAGCACAGCCATCTAAGTCGTTCATCCAAACGGCTAAGGACATGTGTCCGTGTTGTCAGGATGAGCACGTCATCTACAAGTGCAGTCGGTTCCAGAACATGGATGTCCAGGAACGCAAGTCTGTAGCTGCAAAGTCAGGCTTGTGTTATAACTGTTTGAAGCAAAAACATCGGGTCAGTGAATGTCAGTCTGACCAAGGGTGCAAGGTCGAAGGCTGTGGTCGCAAGCATCATAGTCTATTGCATCCCAAATACGAAGCGAGTCTACCGAAGAGCAATGAGAAGCCACAGTCTACAACGGATAAAGGCAACAAACAGGAATCAGGTTTGCGTGCAACTGCAATGTGTGCGAAGATTGGATCAGCGAAGCGGCAAGTGCTGCTTTCAACGGCAGAGGTCTTGATGGTTGGAAATGGTGGTTCTACCGTCAAGTGTCGTGCATTGTTGGATTCAGGGTCTGACAGTCACATTCTCAAGAAGAGATTGGCAAACAAACTGATGCTGGGGATGAGTCGTGTCGACGTGCCAATTAGCGGTCTTAACGACATGCAAACGAAAATGAAACATTATATCAACGAAATTCCTTTCTCGAATCAGCTCGTACGCAACAAATGAGTTGGATTTCTTGATTGTGCCGAGCATAACATCGAGTATTCCAGAAATCAACACAAAGTCCTGGAGACCAGGAAGGTCGCCAGGATAAATTGACTTCACCTTCGACAACGAGATATTTTTCGACTTGGTGAAGAAAGGGCGCCTGAAAATAGAGAACAGTGCGATTACATTAGCAGAAACGGAGTTTGGTTGGATCGTTGCAGGATCAGTGGAAATGAGGAAGAGTGTACCGCGTGCACGCATATGCCAGTTTGGTCACCAAGAACAAGCGTTGTGTGAAACTATGTCAAGATTTTGGGAAATCGAGGATGTTCGTCTTGGTTCTAACTTATCAGAGGAAGAGGCAGTCGTCGAAGAACATTTCAAGCAGACTCATGCCAGGAATGAGTGCGGTCGTTACGTGGTGCGACTTcctttcaacaacaaaaagtgtCAACTTGGTGATTCTTTCGTTGGGGCGAAGAAGCGTTACGAGCGGCTGATGATCTCCTTATCGAAAAATCCTGAAAGGCGAATGCAGTATTCCGAGTGTATGGCAGAGTACCTCGCTCTTGGTCATATGAAGCAAGTTGATGATCCCAGCGAAGACGGGTATTATATACCACACCACGCGGTGTATAAGGCATCTAGTTCGACTACGAAGACGAGAGTTGTTTTCGATGTTCAAGCAAAAACGACTTCGGGAGTATCGCTGAATGACACTATAATGGTTGGACCCACCGTCCAAAGTGACTTGATTGAAGTAATATTGCGATTCTGTGGTCATCAAGTGGTACTGACAGCTGATGTTCCGAAAATGTACCGACAGGTCGGTATGCATCCGGAAGACTGCAAGTATCATCGGATTTTGTGGTGCAACGAACAGAACGAGATGAAGATATTTGAGCTGCAGACAGTTACGTATGGCGTAGCAAGTTCACCGTATCACGCAACGAAGGCGCTGATGCAGTTGGTTGCAGATGAAGGCGAGCAGTTTCTTTTCGCTTCTTCGGTAATCCAGAAGGACAGCTATGTTGACGATTTTCTGACCGGTGGCGAAACAGTGATGAAAGTAAAAGCCATGTACAATGAGCTTTCTATGCTATTGAGCCGAGGAGGATTTGGTGTTCATAAATTCTGCTCGAACAGCCATGAAGTACTTGCAGCGATTCCAGAAGAGCTTCAAGAGCAACAAGTCTGTTTTGAGGAATCTGGGATTAATAATACAATCAAGACTcttggtttgatttggaatcCTTATCAAGATTATTTCGCTTTCCACGTCCAACCGGTAACCAAAGAACGTGTGTCGTCCACAAAACGTGCAGTATTATCGGATATTGGTCGGCTTTTCGATCCGTTGGGATTACTGGGACCGATAATTGCATTGGCCAAGATGATCATGCAAGACATTTGGCGTCTCAGACTGGACTGGGATGAAACACTTCCGGATGAGTTGATGCATCATTGGCAAAATTTCCGTGAAGAATTACCAGCAATTAACATCAAGCAGAAACGACGTTGTGTTGTTCAAAGCAAGGCTACTTGGATCGAACTACACGGCTTTAGTGATGCCTCCAAGCGGGCGTACGGAGCAGTAGTCTACATTCGGAGCATAGCAGCAGATGACACAGTGGAAGTAAATCTGGTTGCTAGCAAATCCAGAGTAGCACCATTGAAGCCGTTAACAATTCCACGTCTTGAGTTGTGCGGCGCCAAGTTGTTGGCAGAGTTGGTGCAGAAAGTTACAACGTCGATGGCGCTCCATTTCAATGAAGTTAATTTGTGGTGTGATTCGCAGATCGTATTATGTTGGTTGAAGAAATCTCCGTTGGCGTTGAACCAATTTGTGGCCAATCGAGTAGCAGCTATATTGGAGCTCACGCCAGGCTGCAGTTGGAACTATGTTCGATCCGAAGAGAACCCAGCTGATGTCATTTCGAGAGGTGCAATGCCGAATGATTTGTTGCAGAATGAAATGTGGTGGAACGGTCCAGAATTTCTGTGGCAACAAGCATACGATGTGCAAGAACTGGAAGCATTTGAAGAAAAACAGTTGCCGGAACTGAAAATAGTGAAGAGTTTAGCAGTTATCAGCAAAGTTCCGTCAATTTCGTTTGATCGCATAAGCGATTATAGAAAGCTACAAAGAGCGTGGGTGTATGTGCTGCGATTCATTCACCTAAAGAAAGAAAAGATGAACGTTAGTATAAATGCAGAAAACATGGCTATGGCGGAAACAGTTATATTAACATTGGTTCAGCAAGAAGTGTTTTTGAACTGTTGAAGTTGTTACGATCGAAGTCAGTCAAGCGACATGGTCTGTCCAACCTGGCTCCGTTCATCGGAGAAGATGGCCTCATACGAGTTGGAGGTCGCCTGAAATATTCGGCGATACCATATGATGGTAAACATCAGGTGCTAATTCCGGAGAAGCACCACGTGACAGTAATATTAATAAGGAAGCTACACGAAGAGAATCATCACGTCGGTCAAGGAGGAATGCTGGCCATCGTACGAGAGCGTTACTGGCCAGTGAAGGTGAAAACGATCATCAAGAAAGTGATATCAATGTGTCAAATTTGTGGAAGATGCAATCCAGCCATAGGAAGTCAGTTCATGGGAGATATTCCGGAATCTCGTGTTAAACCAGCGCCAGTGTTTTCAAAGGTTGGGATTGATTACGCTGGACCCTTTATGTTGAAGCTAGGAGGAAGAAGTCCAAAGCTCTACAAGGCGTATGTGGTAGTTTTTGTGTTTCGAAGTTGTCTTGAATCCCTCTAAGGATAATTTGATCGCTGCATTGCATTTGTTCGTTGGCAGACAAGGTCTGTGGAGTGCGGAGTGATATATTTTCGGACGACGGAACAGCATTCGTAGGTACCAAACACGAACTGGTGGCACTAAGGCAATTGTTTGAAGATCAGCAGCATCAGAAGAAGGTCGAGGAATTTTGTGCAGTAAAAGGCATTTGCTGGCACTTCATTCCACCGAGAAGTCCTCATTTCGGAGGTATTTGGGAGGCTGGTGTTAAATCTATGAAATACCACCTCAAACGAGTTGTCGGTGAAGTGAAATTGACATTTGAAGAGTTGACAACATTCTTGGCGCAAACGGAGGCGATACTGAATTCGCGACCATTGATACCAGTATCCGATGATCCCAACGACATGTCGGTTCTAACCCCATTCCATTTTCTGATTGGGCGTTTGGGATTGACAGTTCCGGAACCGGCATTACACGACGAGAAGGTGGGTCGACTGAGTAGATGGCAACATATTCAATTGATGCAACAGCATTTTTGGTCCCGATGGTCCAAGGAATATCTGCATCAATTGCAAACCCGACACAAGTGGAACAGCGGTGTGAAGCAGGTCCATATTGGCGCATTAGTACTGCTACTGGACGAAAATCTGCCCCCACAGCAATGGAGACGAGGACGGGTTATTGCAGCTCATCCTGGTGACGACGGAGCGGTACGAGTGGTGACTGTTCGAACTACGACTGGAGAGTACAAAAGAGCAATAACTAAGGTTGCATTCCTTCCATCTGTTGAGCCAGAGGCCTCAACGGGGGGAGAATGTTAGAGGAAAAATGAACAATGTACAATAATTTTATTGAGTTTTAATAATTGGAGCGCCGTAAATTATTTGAGCGATAAATTCATGCTGCAGAGCACCGCAAGTGTCAGTTTTTGACATGAGCTTTCTTGGGTAGATTTTTATTCGCGCGCCAAGTTGAAAGCTCGCTAGATAGAGTGGAGGGAAACGGGAAGTACAGTACCCGAAAATAGGCAATGTGAACGCAACGCATTTTGCAACAGGAAACAGTCCACTAGAAGACTTTGAAGAGTGCGGTTCTCGCGAAGTAAATTCGAATGTTAAGTTAgttaataaaatgtttgtttgttgaaGACTAATACACGCGTTTTCATTGTGCTACATAATCACTTCCACCAGAAAATTCAAATTCCTGAGCTATACGATTAacaaaacccaatccaaatctaattccactccaatccaaatctatttctaatcacatcgaaatccaattcaaatccaatctgattaaattttaaatccaatccaaccaaattcaattcaaatcccatccaaatccaattcacatCCAATTGAAACAATTGACGAAATTtggacaaatacaatgatgggataaaaagcaatttattatgatttgtcaaatctaacgcgaactcatttttatctaatttcacaaaataaatgcatttgttaactggtgggtcgcaagtaatatgggattctgctaggtgggtcgcatgtcCAAatgtttgggaacctctgataTATAGCATAcagcgagaaacttttttcgcaagctgtcatgatagagaactgattcgggatgttataccccatgataaatttcttttagaaagctccaaatgtggggagcactggctctgatgatgcatttcaacttgttctacacagctgtgcagtaaccaacacgaaaggagcgaaaacaaagcgagaatcaccatttttctgtgggggctgcctatccgattctgttttttcgcacttgtataaaagtttgataaatttgttatcatggcttgttatgattcggaacagtttttgcctctcttttatcgttgttcgttattttttgagagcgatttctgcaaaccctgacacATGCAGAGATTTTCATACGTTtctaggaattaaaaaaaaaacatttttcatatctggattttttgaggaatggtctggaaagtcagggaaagtcagggaattttattctcaaatttgagtcgacacccaTTTAGacaaaaaatgtattggagggtaatcaCTTCCTTTGGTAGGATTTGTACATAAAAACAGCCCAGCCCGTTGCTGGGACTTGGGGCATAGTGTGTGAAGTTCTCGATAATGAACAATGtgggctcgcttgactgtggatatataACAATAACGCACATGTgacgattgggcaaatcaagcatacgaaagatattcaaaatgcaaaaaaaaagagctaaccgcggtggaggttggtactcggattctgatggcttttacATAAACTTGaactttaagtggtcttgttgtgtaggggttatcacgcctatctagagagtaaaATGttaagggttcgagtccctgcATGACACGGACACGTGGATTCTTATttggcaaatttcatatcaatttgttcatttcgaaacatgtgctgtacaTATGCACATACAAGATAATAAACGTACGACCGAGTTGTCgaaaaatatgcaattaattctaAATAACTTGTTCATTGGAGCTCAATCGTTAAAGTGCATAACGAAGCAGAACTCGATAAATTTATGTTATCCCCTGAAAACATCTGAGAAAGGCTTGGATTGGGTTATGCTCTGAATTGTCATCGTATGCACATATACACCCAATTTTTTCCTAACATATGCCAAAATTGAAGCTTGTTAAGTGAATGAAGAACTAGTGTCACAAAATAAATCAGAACGATTGATCATATTAAACAATAATTTACCAAAGTCATGTAAAAGCCTTTCTTGGCAGTGCGGTAAAATGTGCGGttaccagggattgaatcctaaagagaatgaacaagtctaTCAATTATCATCTTTGTATACATAtgcgatatgtagcataccgcgagaaacttttttttcacaagctgtcatgatagagaaatGATTCGGGaggttataccccatgataaattccttttagaaagctccaaatgcggggaacACTGGCTCTGGTGATGCATTTCaatttgttctacacagctgtccagtaaccaacacgaaatgagcgaaaacaaaccGAGAATCACcgtttttctgtgggggctacctatccgattctgttttttcgcacttgtatacaagtctgataaatttgttatcatggcttattatgattcggaacagtttttgcatctcttctatcgttgttcgttatctattgagagcgatttctgcaaaccctggcggttactatgctgaaggtggctgggttcctTTCCCACACGGAGAAAAAACTTTGGTAAAATCAACCATATTCACGTTTACTTCAACCAAAATTTTAGGTTGAATAATGCACAAGCAAAATTATAGTTTGATTTAATCACTTTGATTGGTTGAAACAAActaaaattcaattttgttGATTTGGCAGCTTTTCGgatgaaacaaacaaacattggTTTGAAACAACCAATATGTTGGTTGttacgtttgacagttttcgaaacaaCCCAAAATATTGGTAGGTTTAAACAAGAAAATCAAAGTTGAACCAACCATATATTAGCTTAATTTAATGAATAGCATATGGTTGAAACAACCAACCGGTTGGTAGGCGagctttttgtttttatttatttttcacattatGTAATGGATACAAAGAAAACAATTTACAAAGCttattcaaattatttattaggaaagaaatttatatttaaaacaaatatttgatgGTAAATACAATGAAACAAAATATATTATATAGATTTAAATGATTCCTCCGATGTGCACAACAATCAATCATCTGTTCCCGCTGTTTCCTGAGGTTCGGAAGATAGTTTACCTTTGACAAGAGAGATATAATTATTCGTCGTTGAACTACACTTTGTTCCGTCCATTTTTTACCTGATTCGTGCACATCCAGATGCACACATAATTAATAACACATATATGTAACACATCGAACCGAGtacaatccattttttttttcaatgctggaaaaagataaaaaatcTTATTGTAATATAAAATGATCTTGTAAGATAACAAAATACATACTTAACAAGCAACGAGTCAATGaacacaatttttgaaaatttaataatataCTCACTACATTTTTCTACTTGAACAAAACAGCATTTTTTTAGTTATCTTAAAATTGGGTTTGAAGTTGGAAAACGACCAAAAAAGATGTTTGTTAATTTGAAATTTGCGTTGACATTTCACCAAACAAAAACGTTACTTGATTCAATATATCTTTTCAGTTGAATCAACCTAGTACTTTGGTTTGTTGCATTGAGTTCGCAATAATAAGGGACAACCTAGTTTATGGAAGAATTGACCAAAGTTTTGATAGAAACAAACTAAAAAGCTTGgtcaatataaacaaaattaaagTTGAAAACAACTAATGGTCGATGGTAGATTCAACTTTAAATTCAAGTTAGTTTCAAACCAACCAGTGAAACAACCAAAAAATTTGTTGTTTCAAACTCAAGGGATTATTCTCCGTGTAGTTTTGTCTAGACAATTTCCGGGTTTGAAATATTAGCTTTATGATataagaatgcaaaaatgataacttggcttaaaaaccttgcagttaataactggggAGTGCTGATTGAACATTATACTGTGAGGTAAACAATGTCCATTTGGCGAATGTAATGCTAAGAATAAGAAGGAGAAGTAATCGAGGTTCATAGAATTctgttttacatttttttgtcgTATTTATGATTGTGTGACTACAATTTTGACTGAAAACTATGCAACATGATCCCAAAAACCAATAATACCTTATTCAAATGAATATGGCAAATGGCAATTGATATAAGGTGAACTGATGAGTGTAAAAATTAGACGTACTAAGCTTTTGGTATACAATACAAAGTATGGTATAAAATCTCTTTTTCTGATTTCAACAATGACATGCCTATAAAAAAACTGCTTTTTTGTAATAGAGATCGGTCAAAAAAATGGTGCTGACGGGAATGaatatattaaaaacaaaattgtccAACAGTTCATTATAGTTAACCAATCAACAAAATTCCGACTCCTGGCCTAtgcatttcaatacatttttttctaaaaagacAATCATTTTCATGATTCTTCTTACAACCACCAGACTTTCATTCACATACCTAGGGGGAAAACgagagcgggccatttggcataaagtcatttggcataacgccatttggcataaggccatttggcataaaggccatttggcataacggtcatttggcataattgtgagggtcttttggcataacggacatttggcataatttttctttccgttcGCTAACCGGACTAAGTGATacgggaaacaccccggaatagtaaatataacacaacacccgtcgataacaatattaaaaagacattggaAAGAATGTATTTGTAATGCAATgaaaaagtaggcgcatgcccggattagagcagtggtggatgtaatcctttCTTTAGAAGAAGGCGTGTGGCTGGATTATGGCAATTAAggatatgataccttctttaaaagtaggcgtgtggctatattatggcaatgaaggatgtgatccattcattaaaagtaggtgctttctcagattatggcaatggaggatatgatctcttctttaaaagtaggcgcttacccggattaaggtcatggtggatgcgatcccttctttaaaagtaggcgcttgcccggattgaggcaatggtggatgtgatcccttctttaaaagtaggcgcatgcccggattaaggccatggtggatgctatcccttctttaaaagtcggcgcttgcatggattatggcaatggaggatgtgatccattctttaaaagtaggcgcatgcccggattatggccctggtattatggcaatgaaggatgtcATCCACTCTTTTAAAGTAGGTGctttcccggattatggcaatgaaggatatgatctattctttaaaagtaggcgcttgcatagattatggcaatgaaggatgtgatcctttctttaaaagtaggcgcttgcccggattatgacaatggtggatgcgGTTCCTTTTTTTacaagaaggcgcttgcccagattgagacaatggtggatgtgatcccttctttaaaagtactacttaggcgcatgcccggattatggcCATGGTATTGTGGCAATGAATAATGTGATCCattctttgaaagtaggtgctttcccggattatggcaatgaaggatatgatctcttctttaaaagtaggcgcttgcccggattaaggtcatggtggaagtgatcccttctttaaaagtaggcgcttgcatggattatggcaatggaggaagtgatcccttctttaaaagtaggcgcttgcccggattatgctaatggtggatgtgattccttctttagaagaaGACGCTTGCTCGGATTGAGACAATGGAggatgtgaacccttctttataagtaggcgcatgcccggattaaggtcatggtgcatgcgatcccttttttaaaagtaggcgcttgcccggattatgacaatgttggatgagattccttctttaaaagaagacgCTTGCCctgattgaggcaatggtggatgtgaaccctcctttaaaagtaggcgcatgcccggattgaggtcatggtggatgtgatcccttctttaaaaataggcgcttgcacggattcTGACAATGGAGAATTTGTTCTTCAAAAGCAGGCGCTTGTccgattgaagcaatggtgggtgtaatcccttctttaaaattaggtGTGCCCAGAGttgtggcaatggtggatgtgatcccttatttaaaagtaggccctgcctggattatggcaatgtGGATGTGACTCCATCGttataagtaggcgctttccgggaataaatcaatggtagatgtgatctcttcccctagtagaacaattcagattgatttggttgcaataactcatatgtgacttgattggttttagtaactcgtctacgacaaatGTGTTGCTTGaatttttaaagttaggcgcttgccggtggatttgatccggtcttaatCAATCCggaatgaagcaatggtggatgtagtCCCTAcgttaaaagtaggcatgtggccggaataagtcaataATGGATGGGATCCTTGcatcggaagtaattctgccgttttgttatttcgttcttccggaaaatgtctaccatcaatctaaatttatcagaaaacggCCTCGACCTACTTCATCTACGCTAAACAATatatgaaatatccctttcgctttcacagttcgaaattatgccaaatgtccgttatgccaaatgacccactctttccttgcagttcaaaattatgccaaatgtccgttatgccaaatgaccattatgccaaatggtctttatgccaaatgatcttatgccaaatggcgttatgccaaatgactttatgccaaatgacccagacccgggGAAAacatctagatgaacaattatCAGAAGcgtaatttaaaaaaacccTAATAATGATTAAGCTCCGCTAATATTTGTCAAAACTCAATAGAACAAACGTGTTCCTtacttacaaaacaaaaatatctttataaatctaaaaatgtgCTATAGTACGAACCAGGAACACATCTCAGCCACCTTCATCATGGTCTCGGCATGCTTATCTCACAGGTAGGTAAAAATGGTTTGATAATAATATCTTTGCAAGTGTAATTAAATATAATTAGGTTATCAGATATCGTaactaaaactataggaattttgtgatcgattccagaagattgcttgaaaatccgttagaaattggctgagctgcgtggttttgaattttgagttttgtcgtaaaatgggggttggggacgtacgtgttaaataTAATTAGGTTATCAGATATCGTTATGTTCCGAATGTTGGAATCCCGTCGTTTTTCGAGCTCAAACGATCAATATGTAAATTCTCATATATCTggattatttttacaaattttgctaattttcatttgaatccaaaaagtgtaacaaaaaATGAAGCTAAATTAATCAGGAAGAAGTTGCTGTTAATAAATATTAGTAGGTTTAACCTTTGCGAAGCGGTAATGTTTACTAGACAAAAGTTGAATTTAATAATTTCGGCTCCGTGATTCTTCTCCGCATTTTAGCCTTTGGTTCAAATTAGGTtcaaaataaaggaataaaaagaatattcatttattgcatttgattcttgaaaaatgttttaaaaaaattaatgaaagaCTCAACTCAACTCGCGAGTGACTCGTGACTGATATTAGATTAGAATGTAGGTTTCATTCGGAAATGACAGACCCCTCGACAGACTTTATTCAAATACCCAGGAAATGAAAGTTTtgaagctatattttcacgtagttgaaATTAGAGCAATGTCTATTTTTTGTGACAATATTGTTCTACTGAACACGTCTTGATGtcccaatcgactcagctcttcgaattgagatgatgtctgtctgtgcgtgtatgtgcgtgtgtatatgtatgtgcgcaaaataactCACTTATGTTAGGAACTTATCttgaaccgatttgcttgcaacaagtggCATTTTAACGAAGAATCATTTATATCCTTTTGAAAATGGgccaaattaaaatcaaaagcCATAGGTGCTgggtgacaaaaaaaaaacccggGACATTAGATTATTTAATACTCTGATCTCAGCTGATACACAGTacacaccaagtctcactggcaTAAAACAACATAGATTCCACATTAGAGTTGAACATGCGTTTCATTAAACTCTAGTCTTCTTGAACTGTGCTCCTCTTTTAATCTTAGTTCGGCCATTCGACAATAACTGGCTGCcaagggttctttcacaaattctATAATTTAGATATGATTTTGAACCTCCAACCTCCCTCTCGTAGCGCTTTGTATAATATATGACGAAATACATTACTGTGTTGCGTTTGGTAACATTTTCTCCTAGCCATTCGTGTATCGTTGTATGCGTTGATGTAGTTTTGGAATGAATACCTGAAGGTCAGTCTTTGCGTTGAAGATAAAGCACCGGGAGAAGTGTGCAAGAATGACCAACCAAAAGATTAGGAATATAATCGATTATAG is a window from the Armigeres subalbatus isolate Guangzhou_Male unplaced genomic scaffold, GZ_Asu_2 Contig1549, whole genome shotgun sequence genome containing:
- the LOC134202990 gene encoding uncharacterized protein LOC134202990, yielding MSRFWEIEDVRLGSNLSEEEAVVEEHFKQTHARNECGRYVVRLPFNNKKCQLGDSFVGAKKRYERLMISLSKNPERRMQYSECMAEYLALGHMKQVDDPSEDGYYIPHHAVYKASSSTTKTRVVFDVQAKTTSGVSLNDTIMVGPTVQSDLIEVILRFCGHQVVLTADVPKMYRQVGMHPEDCKYHRILWCNEQNEMKIFELQTVTYGVASSPYHATKALMQLVADEGEQFLFASSVIQKDSYVDDFLTGGETVMKVKAMYNELSMLLSRGGFGVHKFCSNSHEVLAAIPEELQEQQVCFEESGINNTIKTLGLIWNPYQDYFAFHVQPVTKERVSSTKRAVLSDIGRLFDPLGLLGPIIALAKMIMQDIWRLRLDWDETLPDELMHHWQNFREELPAINIKQKRRCVVQSKATWIELHGFSDASKRAYGAVVYIRSIAADDTVEVNLVASKSRVAPLKPLTIPRLELCGAKLLAELVQKVTTSMALHFNEVNLWCDSQIVLCWLKKSPLALNQFVANRVAAILELTPGCSWNYVRSEENPADVISRGAMPNDLLQNEMWWNGPEFLWQQAYDVQELEAFEEKQLPELKIVKSLAVISKVPSISFDRISDYRKLQRAWVYVLRFIHLKKEKMNSVKRHGLSNLAPFIGEDGLIRVGGRLKYSAIPYDGKHQVLIPEKHHVTVILIRKLHEENHHVGQGGMLAIVRERYWPVKVKTIIKKVISMCQICGRCNPAIGNKVCGVRSDIFSDDGTAFVGTKHELVALRQLFEDQQHQKKVEEFCAVKGICWHFIPPRSPHFGGIWEAGVKSMKYHLKRVVGEVKLTFEELTTFLAQTEAILNSRPLIPVSDDPNDMSVLTPFHFLIGRLGLTVPEPALHDEKVGRLSRWQHIQLMQQHFWSRWSKEYLHQLQTRHKWNSGVKQVHIGALVLLLDENLPPQQWRRGRVIAAHPGDDGA